A genomic segment from Polyangium mundeleinium encodes:
- a CDS encoding VIT domain-containing protein — MTDPTTDRITQGSMRTSSGTPLPLEHTDVEATINGPVASVTLKQRFRNTTGGPIEAEYLFPLPHEASVHTMRFRIGARTVEAVVKEKEEAKRAYEAARREGRSATLLEQDRPNLFTLSVANIPDGETIEVTLGYQEKLAFDEGEWRFVFPMVTTERYHARTAAEVPDAGAIRPPRAATGERKADVSVCVEIRAGVPIEPPRSPSHRLDVEPLEGGAFRVKLHASETVPNRDFVLAYQAPHDKGVRPRVHFERQADKMGTFLLVVTPPVAPIEDLSLAEAGPGGDHRTFRCNNCGGALRDPSVVKEWPGLGPAWKCEYCGVVVAATRELAKVGLPRDVVFLVDRSCSMRGQSLSQARRAVRLILDHLGPGDRAQVFAFDHDRIAADKRGETFVPITKEWVEEIDVFLRSMTARGGTELEEALIRAAKLPTEKGRTRLVVLLTDGAVGNEGRVFRRAPEILGKETRLYVLGVGPSVNRYLVERLARAGGGASDVLLPGEDVETVVPRFARRVRQAGPVLTNLRLSWDDAMPVDVYPSPVPELFGGQTVQLLGRFAGSGKSRLVLTAERATGEPFRQEVDVELPEQSDQIPGLERLWAKLRIDARLSRLAEAPGEAAEVRLEVLALALKHKLLSPYTALVAEDSEKRVEGPAKKVQMEAVASHADGGEDEFEEEAEDAPVAEGAGPFPEKARRERGGGGMDRLSARSLSFGEEREESTRAGTIRSSAPPVASAGPRAARPLMAKGAPPPAPGAPPPPSPAFGAPPAAKAPPPPDFASVEASKSRGGGFFSKVKEAFGIGGKAKEEAASATMDFMPMEDREVADDDALSMPPKLATLDAGAPAPKPASAPAPARPAPQGRSQNAPSLQSNDSEAYSPEMIARVASAGVGELDLVFLVDETGSMGEYIEQVKRRLVEIIDALRHAPLCRSLRLGLVSYRDHPPQDRSFASRVVPLTADIASIKKGVERMEASGGGDGPESVTDGLFDLVRLDWRPRAARVVVWVGDAPPHGVEPSGDAFPQGCPCGHHWYAQAENAREMGIVIHAVGCLPTLRQYVGAEDVFKTVARTARGLYLPLERANLLIPIITGVAETELDKQRIEEHIAEVLAKYEKELVPADQEERVRFVTDVLRQGNVRPRGLVYDPSIPGPSPLRFREITLADVEEGIERLRRIARTSL, encoded by the coding sequence AGGGGCGCAGCGCGACGTTGCTCGAACAGGATCGGCCGAACCTGTTCACGCTGAGTGTCGCGAACATCCCGGACGGGGAGACGATCGAGGTCACGCTCGGGTATCAGGAGAAGCTCGCGTTCGATGAGGGCGAGTGGCGTTTCGTGTTCCCGATGGTCACGACCGAGCGTTACCACGCGAGGACGGCCGCCGAGGTGCCGGACGCGGGGGCGATTCGCCCGCCACGCGCGGCGACGGGCGAGCGGAAAGCGGACGTGAGCGTCTGCGTGGAGATCCGCGCCGGCGTGCCGATCGAGCCGCCGCGCTCGCCCTCGCACCGGCTCGACGTCGAGCCCCTCGAAGGCGGCGCTTTCCGCGTGAAGCTGCACGCGTCAGAGACCGTCCCGAACCGCGATTTCGTGCTCGCCTACCAAGCACCGCACGACAAGGGCGTGCGGCCTCGGGTTCATTTCGAGCGCCAGGCCGACAAGATGGGCACGTTCCTGCTCGTCGTGACGCCGCCGGTCGCGCCGATCGAGGATCTCTCGCTCGCGGAGGCCGGCCCGGGCGGCGATCACCGTACGTTCCGCTGCAACAACTGCGGCGGCGCGCTGCGGGATCCTTCGGTCGTGAAGGAATGGCCGGGCCTCGGGCCGGCGTGGAAATGCGAATATTGCGGCGTGGTCGTGGCGGCGACGCGCGAGCTCGCCAAGGTGGGGCTGCCGCGGGACGTCGTCTTCCTCGTCGATCGATCGTGCTCGATGCGCGGCCAGAGCCTCTCGCAGGCCCGGCGCGCGGTGCGCTTGATCCTCGATCACCTCGGGCCGGGCGATCGCGCGCAGGTCTTCGCGTTTGATCACGACCGGATCGCCGCGGACAAACGAGGCGAGACGTTCGTCCCGATCACGAAAGAATGGGTCGAGGAGATCGACGTGTTCCTCCGGAGCATGACGGCGCGCGGCGGCACGGAGCTCGAAGAGGCGCTCATCCGCGCGGCGAAATTGCCCACCGAGAAGGGGCGGACGCGGCTCGTCGTGCTGCTCACGGACGGCGCCGTGGGCAACGAGGGGCGGGTCTTCCGGCGCGCGCCGGAGATCCTCGGCAAGGAGACGCGCCTTTACGTGCTCGGCGTGGGGCCTTCCGTGAATCGGTATCTCGTCGAGCGGCTCGCGCGGGCGGGCGGCGGCGCGAGCGACGTGCTTTTGCCCGGCGAGGACGTCGAGACCGTCGTGCCGCGGTTCGCGCGCCGCGTTCGCCAGGCCGGCCCCGTGCTCACGAACCTGCGTTTGTCCTGGGACGATGCGATGCCCGTGGACGTGTATCCGAGCCCGGTGCCCGAGCTCTTTGGGGGACAAACCGTGCAGCTCCTCGGGCGTTTTGCCGGGTCGGGGAAGAGCCGGCTCGTGCTCACGGCGGAGCGCGCGACGGGCGAGCCGTTTCGGCAGGAGGTCGACGTGGAGCTGCCGGAGCAATCCGATCAGATCCCGGGGCTCGAACGGCTGTGGGCGAAGCTTCGCATCGACGCGCGTTTGTCGCGGCTCGCCGAGGCGCCCGGGGAGGCGGCCGAGGTGCGCCTGGAGGTGCTCGCGCTCGCGCTCAAGCACAAGCTCCTGAGCCCGTACACGGCGCTCGTGGCCGAGGACAGCGAGAAACGTGTCGAGGGGCCCGCGAAGAAGGTGCAAATGGAGGCCGTGGCCTCGCACGCGGACGGGGGCGAGGACGAATTCGAGGAGGAGGCGGAAGATGCGCCGGTCGCGGAAGGCGCGGGGCCGTTCCCCGAAAAGGCGAGGCGGGAGCGAGGGGGCGGTGGCATGGATAGGCTCTCCGCGCGATCGCTCTCGTTCGGGGAGGAGCGAGAGGAGAGCACGCGCGCCGGCACGATTCGGAGCTCTGCCCCGCCCGTGGCATCCGCCGGCCCGCGTGCTGCGCGACCCTTGATGGCCAAGGGCGCCCCGCCCCCCGCGCCGGGAGCGCCTCCGCCGCCCTCCCCGGCGTTTGGCGCGCCGCCCGCGGCCAAAGCGCCGCCGCCACCCGACTTCGCCTCGGTCGAGGCGTCCAAGTCCAGGGGCGGAGGGTTTTTCTCGAAGGTGAAGGAAGCCTTCGGGATCGGCGGGAAAGCAAAAGAGGAAGCGGCGTCGGCGACGATGGACTTCATGCCGATGGAGGACCGCGAGGTGGCGGACGACGACGCGCTGTCCATGCCGCCCAAGCTCGCGACCCTCGACGCAGGCGCCCCCGCCCCGAAACCGGCGTCCGCGCCCGCTCCGGCGAGGCCGGCGCCGCAAGGCCGCTCGCAGAATGCGCCGTCGCTGCAATCGAACGACTCCGAGGCGTATTCACCCGAAATGATCGCCCGCGTGGCGAGCGCCGGGGTCGGCGAGCTCGATCTCGTGTTCCTCGTCGACGAGACGGGGAGCATGGGCGAATACATCGAGCAGGTGAAGCGCAGGCTCGTCGAGATCATCGACGCCCTTCGTCACGCCCCGCTCTGCCGCAGCCTGCGCCTCGGCCTCGTGAGCTACCGCGACCATCCCCCGCAGGATCGCTCCTTCGCGAGCCGGGTCGTGCCCCTCACCGCCGATATCGCGTCGATCAAGAAGGGCGTCGAGCGCATGGAGGCCTCGGGCGGCGGCGACGGCCCGGAATCGGTGACGGACGGGCTCTTCGACCTCGTGCGGCTCGATTGGCGGCCCCGCGCGGCGCGTGTCGTCGTCTGGGTCGGCGACGCGCCGCCGCACGGCGTGGAGCCTTCCGGCGACGCCTTCCCCCAGGGCTGCCCTTGCGGGCACCACTGGTATGCGCAGGCCGAAAACGCCCGCGAGATGGGCATTGTCATTCACGCCGTCGGCTGCCTGCCCACGCTGCGTCAATACGTGGGCGCCGAGGACGTGTTCAAGACGGTGGCGCGGACGGCCCGCGGCCTGTATTTGCCGCTCGAACGCGCGAACCTCCTCATCCCGATCATCACCGGCGTCGCCGAGACCGAGCTCGACAAGCAGCGCATCGAGGAGCACATCGCGGAGGTGCTCGCGAAATACGAAAAAGAGCTCGTCCCGGCCGATCAGGAGGAGCGCGTCCGTTTCGTGACCGACGTCCTCCGCCAGGGAAACGTCCGCCCGCGTGGCCTCGTGTACGACCCTTCGATTCCTGGCCCCTCGCCGCTGCGCTTCCGCGAGATCACGCTCGCCGACGTGGAAGAGGGGATCGAGCGGCTCCGCAGGATCGCGCGTACCTCCCTGTAA